In one Gemmatimonadota bacterium genomic region, the following are encoded:
- a CDS encoding segregation/condensation protein A codes for MDLTVAERATEREGFFLVEFERFKGPLDLLLHLIRSQDIDIFEIPISTITKQFLEAIRGLDAHDLDGAGEFLEMAATLVHIKAQMLLPRSVEEEEEGDPRAELVRRLLEYEQIREISLRLRVAEADRGRRFGKGYIPLRPKMPQAEVPLETTWDEVYAAALLVEMPVPRQREHRITIRTVSMQAKVVLILDALKHESRVEFTRLLAGFKDRTHGVMTFLASLELTRRGVLFLRQTRPFSELWIYRRNEQVEEGLLAEVEAPEEPRPEAQADEGAEA; via the coding sequence CGGTCGCCGAGAGGGCCACCGAGCGCGAGGGCTTCTTCCTGGTCGAGTTCGAGCGCTTCAAGGGGCCGCTCGACCTGCTGTTGCACCTCATCCGGTCGCAGGACATCGACATCTTCGAGATCCCGATCTCGACCATCACCAAACAATTCCTCGAGGCGATCCGGGGATTGGACGCTCACGACCTGGATGGAGCCGGGGAATTCCTGGAGATGGCGGCGACGCTCGTGCACATCAAAGCGCAGATGCTCCTGCCGCGCTCGGTCGAGGAGGAGGAGGAAGGAGACCCCCGAGCGGAGCTCGTGCGTCGGCTGCTCGAGTACGAGCAGATTCGCGAGATCTCGTTGCGTCTGCGAGTCGCGGAGGCGGATCGGGGCCGTCGATTCGGTAAGGGATACATCCCGCTGCGCCCGAAGATGCCTCAGGCCGAGGTCCCACTCGAGACCACCTGGGATGAGGTGTACGCCGCTGCCCTTCTGGTCGAGATGCCTGTTCCCCGGCAGCGGGAGCACCGAATCACGATCCGTACGGTGTCGATGCAGGCCAAGGTCGTTCTGATCCTGGACGCACTCAAGCATGAGTCCCGGGTCGAGTTCACGCGCCTGCTGGCCGGCTTCAAGGATCGCACGCACGGGGTGATGACGTTCCTGGCCAGTCTCGAGCTGACACGCCGCGGTGTGCTCTTCCTGCGCCAGACGCGGCCGTTCTCCGAGTTGTGGATCTATCGCAGGAACGAGCAAGTCGAGGAGGGGCTTCTGGCCGAAGTCGAGGCTCCCGAGGAGCCTCGCCCCGAAGCTCAAGCTGATGAAGGAGCGGAAGCTTGA
- the scpB gene encoding SMC-Scp complex subunit ScpB, with protein sequence MNAPQIVEAVLFASDAPLSPDEIARADELLDEDRVEEALQSLQAEYDDAQRAFQLVEVAGGYQILTRPEYAPYLERFDNVPRPARLSGPSLETLAIIAYRQPIGRLEVEYVRGVGASGVIRTLQDRRLIDVVGRGEGLGRPLLYGTTTHFLEHFGFKSLEGLPRPEELPIILRERLPLGDGATDSDAPTADVDEGRSEEPQEPAEPDIGDEDDSRTDSVD encoded by the coding sequence TTGAACGCACCGCAAATCGTGGAAGCGGTCCTTTTTGCGTCGGATGCTCCCCTTAGCCCCGACGAGATTGCGCGCGCGGACGAGCTGCTCGATGAAGACCGAGTCGAAGAGGCGCTCCAGTCGCTGCAGGCGGAGTACGATGACGCACAAAGGGCCTTCCAGCTCGTGGAGGTCGCGGGGGGTTATCAGATCCTGACGCGCCCCGAATACGCACCGTATCTGGAGCGTTTCGACAATGTCCCACGCCCGGCGCGGCTCTCGGGTCCGTCGCTCGAGACGCTCGCGATCATCGCATACCGCCAGCCGATCGGGCGCTTGGAGGTCGAGTACGTCCGCGGAGTGGGGGCCTCCGGCGTGATCCGTACTTTGCAAGATCGCCGCCTGATCGACGTAGTCGGACGAGGGGAGGGGCTCGGCCGGCCCCTCTTGTACGGCACCACGACGCACTTCCTCGAACACTTCGGTTTCAAGTCCCTCGAAGGTCTGCCCCGCCCGGAGGAGCTTCCGATAATTCTGCGTGAGCGGCTGCCGCTCGGCGACGGAGCCACGGACAGCGACGCCCCGACGGCCGATGTGGACGAGGGGCGATCAGAAGAGCCGCAGGAGCCCGCCGAGCCGGATATCGGCGACGAAGACGACTCTCGAACCGACTCGGTCGACTAG
- a CDS encoding rRNA pseudouridine synthase produces the protein MSEGIRVQKYLSRAGRASRREAERLMLAGRVRVNGKVVRELGVCVVQGRDTVEVDGELVTGAEVRWIAFHKPPGVLTTRSDPHGGRTVYDLLPPELGALRYVGRLDRPAEGLLLLTNDGDVANRLQHPSRGVEREYLVVVNGEVGRASLAALTLGVDLEDGPARAASARIVERGAHDTTLRLVLTEGRKREVRRMMLEIGHGVSRLVRLRFGTVNLGDLEAGAWRELEPDERKSLVALSIKR, from the coding sequence GTGTCCGAAGGGATCCGCGTCCAGAAGTACCTGTCTCGTGCGGGACGCGCGTCCCGGCGGGAAGCTGAGCGGTTGATGCTCGCAGGACGAGTCCGCGTGAACGGGAAGGTCGTGCGAGAGTTGGGTGTCTGCGTGGTGCAGGGTCGCGACACTGTAGAGGTGGACGGCGAATTGGTCACGGGCGCCGAAGTTCGATGGATCGCGTTCCACAAGCCGCCGGGGGTGCTCACGACCAGGAGCGATCCGCATGGGGGCAGGACCGTGTACGATCTCTTGCCGCCCGAGCTGGGGGCGTTGCGCTACGTGGGCCGGCTCGATCGACCGGCGGAGGGACTGCTGCTCCTGACCAACGACGGAGACGTCGCGAACAGACTCCAGCATCCCAGCCGCGGCGTGGAGCGAGAGTATCTGGTTGTGGTGAATGGTGAAGTGGGTCGGGCGAGCCTGGCGGCTCTGACGCTTGGCGTCGATCTCGAGGACGGCCCAGCCAGGGCGGCTTCGGCCCGGATCGTCGAGCGCGGAGCGCACGATACCACACTCCGGTTGGTCCTGACCGAAGGCAGGAAGAGAGAAGTTCGACGCATGATGCTCGAGATCGGGCATGGCGTAAGTCGGCTCGTCCGACTCCGCTTCGGCACCGTCAACCTCGGAGATCTGGAGGCGGGTGCGTGGCGCGAGCTCGAGCCCGACGAACGAAAGAGCCTGGTGGCTCTGTCCATCAAGAGGTGA
- the upp gene encoding uracil phosphoribosyltransferase, whose translation MSELPNLTVVDHPLIRHKLALLRSVDTPTKLFRELVEEIAMLMAYEVTRTLEEEEVEVVTPLETMTGHRIAGKKLVVVPVLRAGLGMVEGVLRLIPGARIGHVGLARDEESLQPVEYYFKVPSEPEARRFLVVDPMLATGGSASAAIARLKSRGVRSITYMCLVAAPEGVRALAEVHPDVALFTGVLDRQLNDVGYILPGLGDAGDRLFGTK comes from the coding sequence ATGTCCGAGCTTCCCAACCTCACCGTGGTCGACCATCCGCTCATCCGACACAAGCTTGCTTTGCTGCGCTCGGTCGATACGCCCACGAAGCTCTTCCGCGAGCTCGTCGAAGAGATCGCGATGCTCATGGCGTACGAGGTGACGCGTACGCTCGAGGAAGAGGAGGTCGAAGTCGTTACGCCGCTCGAGACCATGACCGGGCATCGCATCGCGGGCAAGAAACTCGTGGTCGTGCCGGTGCTGCGGGCGGGGCTTGGTATGGTCGAAGGTGTGCTGCGCCTCATCCCCGGCGCACGGATCGGGCACGTCGGCCTGGCGCGCGACGAAGAGTCTCTACAGCCCGTCGAGTACTACTTCAAAGTGCCGAGCGAGCCCGAAGCGCGGCGTTTCCTCGTCGTCGATCCCATGCTCGCGACCGGCGGGTCCGCTTCTGCGGCGATCGCGCGGCTGAAGAGCAGGGGCGTGCGCAGCATCACCTACATGTGCTTGGTCGCGGCCCCAGAAGGTGTGCGCGCCTTGGCAGAGGTCCATCCGGACGTGGCGCTCTTCACAGGCGTTCTGGACCGGCAGCTCAACGACGTCGGCTACATCCTGCCGGGGCTCGGGGACGCGGGCGATCGACTTTTCGGGACCAAGTAG
- a CDS encoding TrkH family potassium uptake protein encodes MSLARVANVVGLLQIFVSLSMFMAAGVAFVYGDGDALGILLAGIVTFFVGGFTYRITMFEGDLTPREGFAIVTLAWTAAAAFGTLPYLFTGALDSPVTAFFEAMSGFTTTGASVFTDIESLPHGVLFWRSLTQWLGGMGIIVLVIAVLPYLGVGGMQLFKAEVPGPTPERLRPRITQTAKLLWLVYVGLTAAETALYLLGGMSFFDAVNHSFTTLATGGFSTRNASIASFDSAYIHWVTIVFMYLAGVNFSLHFRAATGRPVYFRDHEWRFYTCIVVLAAIAIAVVNLASGSYAAFEPAVRDALFQATSITTTTGFVTADYELWVPGAQMALFALFFVGGMAGSTGGGIKTMRVLLLVKQTAIELRKHLHPRAVLLTRVGEKTVKQEVLANVTGFVILYLLLCLAGAVVLGFLGMDPLTSIAASIATIGNVGPGFGDVGATDNYGWMSDPALIVLSFFMLVGRLEIYTVLLLFHPETWKARRSFH; translated from the coding sequence ATGTCCCTAGCCCGGGTCGCGAACGTCGTAGGTCTGCTCCAGATCTTCGTTTCCCTGTCGATGTTCATGGCGGCAGGGGTCGCGTTCGTGTACGGCGACGGCGACGCTCTGGGCATTCTCCTGGCCGGCATCGTGACCTTTTTCGTGGGCGGCTTCACGTACAGAATCACGATGTTCGAGGGTGACCTGACACCCAGAGAAGGCTTCGCGATCGTCACGCTGGCCTGGACGGCGGCGGCCGCGTTCGGGACACTTCCGTATCTGTTCACAGGAGCGCTCGATTCACCCGTCACCGCGTTCTTCGAAGCGATGTCGGGCTTCACGACCACGGGTGCGTCGGTGTTCACCGACATCGAGTCGCTTCCTCACGGAGTGCTCTTCTGGAGGTCTCTGACGCAGTGGCTGGGTGGGATGGGCATCATCGTGCTCGTGATTGCGGTTCTGCCGTACCTGGGTGTCGGCGGCATGCAGCTCTTCAAGGCCGAGGTGCCCGGACCGACCCCGGAGCGGCTGCGACCCCGTATTACGCAGACCGCGAAGCTGCTCTGGCTCGTGTACGTCGGCCTTACCGCGGCGGAGACCGCGCTCTATCTGCTGGGAGGCATGAGTTTCTTCGACGCGGTGAACCACAGCTTCACCACGCTCGCCACTGGGGGCTTCAGTACCAGGAACGCGTCGATCGCCTCGTTCGACTCGGCATACATCCACTGGGTGACGATCGTCTTCATGTATCTCGCGGGCGTGAACTTCTCACTGCACTTCCGTGCGGCGACCGGGCGACCAGTCTATTTCCGCGACCATGAGTGGCGCTTCTACACCTGCATCGTGGTACTCGCCGCGATCGCGATCGCCGTCGTGAACCTGGCGTCGGGAAGCTACGCCGCGTTCGAGCCCGCCGTGCGCGACGCGCTATTCCAGGCGACCTCGATCACCACCACTACAGGCTTCGTGACCGCCGACTACGAGCTGTGGGTTCCAGGGGCGCAGATGGCTCTCTTCGCGCTCTTCTTCGTGGGTGGAATGGCCGGCTCGACTGGCGGCGGCATCAAGACGATGCGCGTCCTGCTGCTGGTCAAGCAGACCGCCATTGAGCTCAGGAAGCACCTCCACCCCCGGGCGGTGCTGTTGACGCGGGTCGGGGAGAAGACCGTGAAGCAGGAAGTGCTGGCCAACGTCACGGGCTTCGTGATCCTATATCTCCTGCTCTGCCTCGCCGGCGCAGTCGTGCTCGGCTTCCTGGGCATGGATCCGCTGACGTCGATCGCGGCGAGCATAGCCACGATAGGCAACGTAGGCCCTGGCTTCGGTGACGTCGGCGCCACGGACAACTACGGGTGGATGTCAGACCCCGCGCTCATCGTGCTCTCCTTCTTCATGCTGGTCGGCCGGCTCGAAATCTACACGGTGCTACTGCTCTTCCACCCCGAGACGTGGAAGGCTCGGCGCTCGTTTCACTAG
- the trkA gene encoding Trk system potassium transporter TrkA, translating into MKVVVLGAGEVGFHLAKRLSEENQDVILIESDPERADFASQQLDILTVVGNGASLPVLEKAGISDANMLLSVTSKDEVNLIASMAAKKFGVQHVVARISNPEYYGEGSVLSQEQMGIDLMINPERECARETFDLLRSEIATDVVPFAGGRVHLIGLRIKEGAPVAGKTLAELAEDLNDHHYATVAIVRDGKTHIPKGDSKILAGDQLYLLSPTSEIEDLAPLAGYKSSRLRRVMIAGGSREGEYLAEILDAKGIDCTILDRNRRRCLELAERLPRALVLHADATDLELLEMEGVADIDGFVAATNSDETNLLSSLLAKTVGAHKVVSLVHKFEYLRLVPRVGVDASVSARMSTVNAILRYVRRGHVVTVAELTGTDAEMIEFSVDEGSAIAGQALKDVHFPKDAVIGTIVRGDEIILPRGDDIVLPGDDVIVFALPDAVPEVEQLFD; encoded by the coding sequence ATGAAAGTGGTCGTTCTCGGCGCAGGCGAGGTGGGTTTCCACCTGGCTAAGCGCCTCTCAGAAGAGAATCAGGACGTCATCCTGATCGAGTCCGACCCGGAGCGGGCGGACTTCGCTTCGCAACAGCTCGACATCCTCACCGTCGTAGGTAACGGCGCTTCGCTTCCTGTGCTGGAAAAGGCCGGAATCAGCGACGCGAACATGCTGCTGTCGGTCACGAGCAAGGACGAAGTCAACCTCATCGCGTCGATGGCGGCGAAGAAGTTCGGCGTGCAGCACGTCGTGGCCCGCATATCGAATCCCGAGTACTACGGAGAGGGCTCGGTGCTCTCCCAAGAGCAGATGGGCATCGACCTGATGATCAACCCGGAGCGCGAGTGTGCACGGGAGACGTTCGACCTGCTGCGCAGTGAGATCGCTACCGATGTCGTGCCCTTCGCAGGGGGTCGCGTCCATCTCATCGGACTGCGCATCAAGGAGGGGGCGCCAGTGGCGGGCAAGACGCTCGCCGAGCTCGCCGAGGACTTGAACGACCACCACTATGCGACGGTCGCCATCGTCCGTGACGGCAAGACGCACATTCCAAAGGGCGATTCCAAGATCCTGGCGGGAGACCAACTGTACCTGCTCTCCCCCACCAGCGAGATCGAGGATCTCGCGCCGCTCGCTGGATACAAGTCGTCCCGCCTACGCCGCGTGATGATCGCCGGAGGTAGCAGAGAGGGCGAGTACCTCGCGGAGATCCTCGACGCGAAGGGCATCGATTGCACGATCCTCGACCGAAATCGGCGGCGGTGTCTCGAGCTAGCGGAGCGATTGCCGCGCGCGCTCGTGCTCCACGCGGACGCGACCGACCTCGAGCTCCTGGAGATGGAGGGCGTAGCGGATATCGATGGCTTCGTTGCAGCGACCAACAGCGACGAGACCAATTTGCTCTCGAGCCTGCTCGCCAAGACCGTGGGCGCCCACAAGGTCGTGAGCCTGGTACACAAGTTCGAGTATCTGCGACTGGTACCGCGCGTCGGCGTGGACGCATCGGTATCTGCGCGGATGTCCACGGTGAACGCGATCCTGCGCTACGTTCGGCGGGGTCACGTAGTCACCGTCGCAGAGCTGACCGGCACCGACGCCGAGATGATCGAGTTCAGCGTCGATGAAGGGTCGGCGATCGCGGGCCAGGCGCTAAAAGACGTGCACTTCCCGAAGGACGCGGTCATCGGCACCATCGTGCGTGGTGACGAGATCATCCTCCCTCGCGGCGACGACATCGTGTTGCCGGGCGACGACGTCATCGTGTTCGCGCTGCCGGACGCGGTCCCCGAGGTCGAGCAGCTCTTCGACTGA
- a CDS encoding peptide chain release factor-like protein, translating to MDNETSPYLEIPDSDEQLLAECRVETFRAGGPGGQHQNTSESGVRLVHLPSGLRVVAREERSQHRNRTRALERLREKLEKLLRRKTPRISTRVPRREKEKRLGNKRKRGQAKRLRKPPDPERD from the coding sequence ATGGACAATGAGACGAGCCCATACTTGGAGATTCCCGACTCGGACGAGCAGCTCCTCGCCGAGTGCCGCGTGGAGACTTTTCGTGCGGGCGGACCCGGCGGACAGCACCAAAATACGAGCGAGAGCGGCGTCCGGCTGGTACACCTGCCCTCTGGCCTCCGAGTGGTGGCCCGTGAGGAGCGCAGCCAGCATCGCAACCGCACCCGGGCGCTCGAGCGACTGCGCGAGAAGCTCGAGAAGCTCCTGCGTCGCAAGACCCCTCGTATATCGACGCGGGTGCCGCGCAGGGAGAAAGAGAAGCGTCTCGGCAACAAGCGCAAACGAGGGCAAGCCAAGCGACTCCGAAAACCCCCGGATCCGGAGCGCGACTGA